Proteins co-encoded in one Kwoniella shandongensis chromosome 12, complete sequence genomic window:
- a CDS encoding mitochondrial 37S ribosomal protein uS12m, producing the protein MNATRSLLALTASFSRLAVRPASTFGTALASSSRSTRVVGEMRGFASSSKCEATIGQVLRGARSSTRRKSNVPLLQNCFQKKAVCAKVYTTKPRKPNSAVRKVARVKLSNGTMTTAYIPGEGHNLQEHSVVLVRGGGAKDLPGVRYKIIRGALDLNGVAGRITARSKFGVKKPKKG; encoded by the exons ATGAACGCGACACGATCATTACTCGCCCTCACGGCATCTTTCTCTCGACTGGCGGTACGACCGGCATCTACGTTCGGGACTGCTCTCGCATCGTCCTCTCGATCGACCCGAGTGGTGGGCGAGATGAGAGGGTTTGCTTCGAGTTCGAAGTGTGAAGCGACCATtggacagg TCCTCCGAGGCGCTCGATCTTCGACAAGACGAAAATCCAATGTCCCCCTCTTACAAAACTGTTTCCAGAAAAAGGCCGTCTGCGCAAAAGTCTACACCACCAAACCACGTAAACCGAACTCTGCGGTTCGGAAAGTCGCCCGAGTGAAATTGAGTAATGGAACGATGACGACGGCGTACATTCCTGGAGAAGGACATAATTTGCAAGAACATAGTGTGGTTCTGGtcagaggtggtggagccAAGGATTTGCCGGGTGTTAGA TACAAGATCATCCGAGGCGCTCTCGACCTGAACGGTGTGGCTGGTCGAATCACCGCAAGATCCAAgtttggtg TCAAGAAGCCCAAGAAGGGATAG